A window of the Oryzias melastigma strain HK-1 linkage group LG11, ASM292280v2, whole genome shotgun sequence genome harbors these coding sequences:
- the mylipa gene encoding E3 ubiquitin-protein ligase MYLIP-A has product MLCHVTRPDSVVMEVQVDAKANGEDCLNKVCRKLGIIEADYFGLQFTGSKGENLWLNLRNRICQQMDNVTPCRLRLRVKFFVEPHLILQEQTRHLFFLHVKEDLHNGHLRMGSEQAEELSALLAQAEFGDYNQNTAQYWYSELCGEEPSAASINSIISRHKALEGSSQASVEYQALQLVSAMEHYGVEWHWARDANGQRTAIGVGPEGIAVCKDDFTLVNRISYPIIQIATQSGKSVYLTVTKDTNDSVVLLFKLISNRAASGLYRAITETHAFYRCDTVTNAVMMQYSRDFKGHLASLFLNENINVGKKYVFDIRRTAKEVYDHARRSLYNTGNRDLASRSKSSSPSSCSPTRDDQQDKDLDCSSCHMSRALQERLQKLREALLCMLCCEEEIDAAFCPCGHMVCCQTCANQLQLCPVCRADVEHVQHVYLPTCTSLLNLTLTDNSQLRSSIPPPIHRDTTSPHSCSPTEYEHKLCHT; this is encoded by the exons atgcTTTGCCACGTGACTCGTCCGGACTCGGTGGTGATGGAAGTGCAAGTCGACGCGAAGGCGAACGGAGAAGATTGTCTCAATAAG GTTTGCAGGAAGTTGGGCATTATTGAAGCTGACTACTTTGGGCTGCAGTTCACGGGCAGCAAGGGAGAGAATCTGTGGCTGAATCTGAGGAACCGCATCTGCCAGCAGATGGATAATGTGACGCCGTGCCGGCTGAGGCTGCGGGTCAAGTTCTTTGTGGAGCCTCATCTCATTCTGCAGGAACAGACCAG ACACCTGTTCTTCCTGCATGTGAAGGAGGACCTCCACAACGGTCACCTCCGAATGGGCTCCGAACAAGCAGAGGAGCTGAGTGCCCTGCTGGCTCAGGCAGAGTTCGGGGACTACAACCAAAACACCGCCCAGTACTGGTATTCGGAGCTGTGCGGGGAGGAGCCCAGTGCCGCCTCCATCAACAG CATCATTTCCAGACACAAAGCTTTAGAAGGCTCGAGCCAAGCTTCTGTGGAGTACCAGGCCCTCCAGCTGGTCTCTGCTATGGAGCATTATGGGGTGGAGTGGCACTGGGCCCGTGACGCCAACGGTCAGCGGACGGCCATCGGCGTCGGTCCTGAGGGGATCGCCGTTTGCAAAGACGACTTCACTTTGGTCAATAG AATAAGTTATCCCATCATCCAAATTGCCACGCAGTCGGGGAAAAGTGTCTATCTGACGGTTACCAAGGATACCAACGACAGTGTAGTGCTTCTGTTCAAGTTGATCAGCAACCGCGCAGCCAGCGGTCTCTACCGCGCCATCACAGAGACGCATGCTTTCTACAG GTGCGACACGGTCACTAACGCAGTGATGATGCAGTACAGCAGAGACTTCAAGGGCCACCTGGCATCCCTCTTCCTCAACGAGAACATCAACGTGGGCAAGAAGTACGTCTTCGACATCAGACGCACCGCCAAGGAGGTGTACGACCACGCCCGCCGCTCGCTCTACAACACCGGCAACAGAGACTTGGCGTCGCGCTCCAAGAGCAGCTCCCCGTCCTCGTGCTCTCCGACCAGAGACGACCAGCAGGACAAGGACCTGGACTGCAGCAGCTGCCACATGAGCCGAGCCCTGCAGGAGCGGCTGCAGAAGCTCCGGGAGGCCCTCCTCTGCATGCTGTGCTGCGAGGAGGAGATCGACGCCGCTTTCTGCCCCTGCGGACACATGGTGTGCTGCCAGACCTGCGCCAACCAACTGCAG CTGTGTCCTGTTTGCCGGGCGGACGTGGAGCACGTTCAGCACGTCTACCTGCCCACGTGCACCAGCCTCCTGAACCTGACGCTGACCGACAACAGCCAGCTCCGCAGCAGCATCCCGCCGCCCATCCACCGGGACACCACGTCCCCTCACTCCTGCTCCCCCACGGAGTATGAGCACAAGCTCTGCCACACATGA